GCGATGCTGGAGCAGAATCTGCGCGGCTGGCGGGATCGCGCCATCCTGCTGATCGGATTTGCCGGCGGCCTCCGCCGGTCCGAGATCACCGGGCTCGATTGCGGTCCGAAGCAGAGCGATGACAGCCGCGGCTGGATTGAAATCCTCGATGGCGGCGTCGTCCTCACCATTGATGGCAAGACCGGCTGGCGCACCGTCGAGATCGCCCGTGGCTCGTCGGACCGCAGCTGCCCGGTCCAGGCGCTCGAGACCTGGCTGAAGCTCGGCCGCATCGTCGACGGTCCGGTGTTCCGGCCGGTAACGCTGGCGAATGGCGGCATGCAATCCGGGCGTCTCAGCGATCGCCACGTGGCGCGCCTGGTCCAGAAGCTGGCCCTGGCCGCCGGCGTTCGCGGCGATTTGCCGGAGGGCGAACGGGCGCTCGCCTTCGCCGGCCATTCACTGCGCGCCGGCCTCGCCTCCTCCGCCGCGGTCGACGAAGCCCATATCCAGCGCCAACTCGGCCACGCCTCGGCCGAGATGACAAGGCGTTACCAGCGGCGGCGTGATCGGTTCCGCGTCAATCTGACGAAAGCCGCTGGCCTGTGAGCGGACAGCGCAACGGGATCAAGGGTTCGGAGCGCCCGGACCTGAAACCGAAAGGGGACTGCAGGGCTTCCCCGCCCCCTTAAGTCATTCAAGTTGAAATCAGGAAGGAGAAGCGACAAGCGGGGCGGCGATGGCGGTCCAGGGCAGCGGGTCGGGGAGTTGGTAAGCGGATGGCAAGACTTTGATAACCTTAACGTGAATCCGTGAAACGGAAGCTAACACCACTTTGTATTCCGTTATAGCGATGCGTGTTTTCGCATCCGTATCACTATCGATAATTACCCCTTATCGATAGGGTGGGACGTCACAACGCAAATCAGCGAGTCTGACGGCCCGCAAGCCCGGCAAATCGCACCGCCAGCGCTTCGCTTGACGAGAGGACCGCCGCTGCCAGTCCCCTGCCCTCTTCCGGACGCTTTTCGCCGCCGGCGGCGGCCGTCACTCGCTGCGCGGCACGCTCCGGTGCGGCGCGCTGATCGCAACCTCACCGCGGGCGATCGCCACGAACCGCCGCTTCACCTCGCCGAACAGACCCGGTGTCAGCGCGCCGTAGTAGCCGCTGTCGGTCTCGATGTTGCGCAGATCAGGGCCCGGCCAGACAAAGCGATTGCTTTCCGTCAGCACGATCCAGGAGCGCTCATGGTCGAGCCGCAGGCGGTTCTTGACCGCGGCCGGAATTTCGATCGCGTCGGCCGGATTGGCCGGCGGCGTATGGGTGATCGGCAGCACGCGCACCACCGGCGCGCCGTCTTCCGTTGTCATGACAATCGCCAGCACCAGGCACGGGCGGTCCTTGTCGCCCTCCTCGCGGCCTTCGCGGTGCTGCCAATCCCACAGATAGGAATAGCGAAAGATCCAGCCGAGCTTGATCTCAGTCGGCAGCATGTTTGGCGTCGGGTGCGCTGCTGAGATGGCCGGGATCAGGCGTCATCTCGGCAGCCTCGACCGCGGCGATCTCCGCCTCGCTCAGATCAATCGTGCGCTGGACGCGTCGGTCCCGCTTCGACAGCCGAACGAAATCCTCGTAGGCCATCAGCACCGTGCGGGGCCGGCCGTTCTTGGTGATGACCACCGGCTCGCGCACGGCGGCATCCTGGTAGGCGCCGAAGTTCTTCGAGACCTCGGCGGCGGTGACGGTCGAACTCATGGTTCAAATCTCCTTCGTTCCGTAATATATGGAAATCCCGGTAATCCCGCAAGTGGTCCTCGGCGCTTGGAGAATGGGCCAGGAGGCAGTCGGTATTCATAGGAAGATGCCCCCATGACGGACAATGGACGCTCAGAGCCCTCTTCGAACATCTGGACCTTGGCAGATGCGGAGGTGCGGTTTTCAGAGATCATCGACCGGGCGCAGACCCGCCCGCAGGTCATTACCCGACGCGGCCACCCGTGCGCGGTGCTCGTCTCAGCCGAGGAATGGGCGCGCAGAACAGCCCGCAAAGGCACGCTGGCAGATTTCCTGCTGGCTTCGCCTTTGCGGCAGGACCCGATGGATATCGAACGAGTCCGTGATCGACCGCGTGACATCGAACTGTGAACGGCCTGCTCACAACTGAAAGCACACTCCGATGACCGCCGCTGCCCGCCTCCCCGATGCCGCCTCCTTCGAAACAGTCCTCGCTGCGCTCGATCCAGCCTCGGCAGATAGCGACCTGGTCCCGGCCCTCACCGCGGCGTTTCCGGCCGTTGCAGCCGCCGACGGAGCGGCTGCTCATGACGCCGGATGCTCCGGTCCATCTGCTGATCGACCGGATCGAGGCGGTGGATCGCGAGGTCGGCCTGCCCTTCGGCTGGTTCTTCCATGATGACCCGCGGTCACTGGGTCGACCCTGATGTTGGCCTGTCGATCGCGCAAGGCCTGAAGGCGCGGCGCGTCGTACTGCTGCGCTGGGCAGATCGAAGCTACGGCTTCTGACGGAGTGCCACCCATGGACGACATCACCTCCCGCGCGCTGGTTTCCGATCCCGAAACCCGGCGGGCATTGCAGCTCGACGCGCTGTCCGCGATCCTGCCGATGGAGCGGCGCGACCGGCTCGCCGAACTCCTGACCGACGATGACGTCGCAACGCTGAAGCATCTTGCCCGGGAGGGCATGGGCGAAAACACCCTGCGGGCGCTGGCCTCCGATCTGGCCTACCTTGAGGGTTGGGCGAAAGCCGCGACCGGCGCGCCGCTGCCGTGGCCGGCGCCGGAAAGCCTGGCGCTGAAATACGTGGCGCATCACCTCTGGGATCCGGCCGAGCGCGAAACCGACCCGCAACACGGGATGCCAGCCGAGGTCGCAGCGGACATGCGGTCGGCCTTGCTGCTCCGGACCGATGGTCCGCATGCGCCATCGACTGTGAAGCGCCGGCTCGCGAACTGGGGCACACTGCATCGCTGGAAGGGGCAGGAGGGTCCGTTCCATTCGCCCAGTCTTCGCACGGCGCTGAGGCTCGCGGTCCGCGCCAGCAGCAGGCCCCGGCAGCGCAAGAGCATGCGGGCTGTCACCCGCGACGTGCTCGACCGGCTGCTCGCCACCTGCCGCTCCGATCGGCTCGCCGACACCCGCGATCTGGCGATCCTGCTCCTGGCGTTCGCCTCCGGCGGGCGCCGGCGCAGCGAAGTGGCGCGGCTGCGCGTCGAGCAGCTGAGCGATGAGCCGGATGTGGCGCTCAATCCCATGGATCCGAAATCGCCCAGAGTGCCGTGCGTGACGATCCAGCTCGGCCGGACAAAAACCGCCGTCGCGGACGAGGCGGGCAGGGTGCTTCTGGTCGGGCCGCCGGTCGAAGCGCTGCGCGAATGGCTTGAGCGCGCCGACATCGGCAAGGGTCCGATCTTCCGCGCCATCGATCGCTGGGAGGCGATCGAGGAGCGGGCGCTGACGCCGCAGTCGATCAATCTCATCGTTAAGCGGCGCTGCGTGATGGCGGGTCTTGAGCCGCGGGAGTTTTCGGCGCACGGGCTGAGGTCGGGATATTTGACTGAGGCTGCTCGTCAGGGCGTGGCGCTGCCGGAGGCGATGCAGCAATCGCAGCACCGGTCGGTCCAACAGGCGGCTACTACAATGACGCCGAGCGTGTTCGTGGGCGCGCCGTCCGCCTGGGGGTCTAGCCTGGGGCTCCTCGTTAAGTTGTCCATGTACAACTCCGGCGAGGACTGTTCAGTGGGCCGCGGGCCGCGGGGGAGGGGCGAATCACTTAGTCGGTGCTAAGTTGTCAGCGTACAACTACGCCACATCGGGGCTGATTCGGGCGTGCAGTACCGAAATATACCACATGCGAGCGCGGCACCGTTAACCTCTCGTTAACTCAATAATCCTTGCGGCATCGAGAGAATCGGGCATTACTCTCCATCAGCGCATTTTGAGGCAAACTGCTCAAAATTCCGCAGATGCAGAGATTAGGATGCCAACGTCAGCGAAGCCACTCGACGAGAACGTGCGTGACCTCCGCTCCCTGATCAATGCGGACGCAGCGGAGCTTTCGGCGCGACTCCGCGCCCAGCAGCTTCGCGATTTCCCGCCGGCGGCTGAGAAGACGATTCGTCGGTTTTCGTCGGCGGAAGCAGCGCGCTTCATCGGCATAGCTGAAGGCTATCTTCGGCAATTGGTGTCCGAAGGAAAGGGCCCTTCAGCACCAGCGAACAGCCGTCGGAGTTATTCGATCGAAGACATCGATGCGTTACGCCGCGACCTCGACAGCGCTGGCAAAGGTGCTCGTCGCTACGTTCCGCACCGGCGCGACACCGAGGCGCTCCAGGTCATTTCGGTCATGAATTTCAAGGGCGGCAGCGGCAAGACCACGACCGCCGCCCACCTCGCGCAGTATCTCGCGTTTCGAGGCTACCGCGTCCTGGCCATTGACCTCGATCCGCAAGCAAGTCTGTCAACACTGTTCGGGCACCAGCCCGAACTCGATGTCGGCGACAACGAGACAATCTTCGGTGCCATCCGCTACGACAGCGAGCGCCGTCCAATGCCGGAGATCGTGCGCGCCACCTACATTCCGAATCTCCACATCGTTCCGGGTCAGCTCGAACTCATGGAATTCGAGCACGAGACACCCAAAGCTTTGATGACGCGACAGAGCAACGACTCGATGTTCTTCGCCAGAATCGGCGAAGCGCTGGCGCAGGTCAGCGACGTCTACGATGTCGTGGTGATCGATTGCCCTCCACAACTAGGCTTCCTCACCCTGTCTGCACTCTGCGCCGCGACAGCAGTTTTGATTACCGTCCATCCTCAGATGCTCGACGTGATGTCGATGTCGCAATTCCTGAACATGACCGGAAGTCTGCTTGATGTCGTCGCCGAGGCCGGAGGCGCGACCCAATACGATTGGATGCGCTATCTCGTCACCCGTTATGAGCCTAGTGACGGCCCACAAACGACCATGGTTGGTCTCATGCGTTCCATCTTCGGCTCACGCGTGCTGACCCACCCGATGGTAAAGAGCACCGCCATCGCAGATGCCGGGCTCACAAAGCAGACCCTGTACGAGGTCGAACGACAGCAGTTTACGCGCGGCACGTACGACCGCGCCATCGAAGCCTTGGATCTCGTGAACGGAGAAATCGAAAGCCTCATCAAGCAGGTCTGGAAGAGGAATTAGCCATGGCACGCAAGATCAACTTCGATCTTCCAACGACGGCGGAGCAGACACCGCACGAAGCGCCGCCCGTTTCGCCTGCCAATCGCGTTCGGCCGTTGTTGGGACTTGATCGCCCGATCAAGCAATCGAGCGCGCTTGGCGCAATATCGCAATCGCTTGGTGGCATCTCGGAGAAAGTCAAACGGGCGGAAGAGATCGAACAAAAGCTCATCGAAGGCCAGGTGATTGTTGAACTCGACCCGGCGCTCATTGACAATTCTTTCATCCCTGACCGCATGGAAGCCCCTGAGGAGCAGAACGCGGCCTTCCGCGAGCTAATTCGAGAGCACGGACAAAACGTCCCGATTCTCGTTCGGCCAAAGCCGAGCGATACAGAGCGCTACGAGGTGGCCTTCGGTCACCGCCGCCTGCGGGCCGCCCGAGATCTCGGCATCAAAGTGCGCGCGGTGGTGCGCACGCTCACTGATGAGCAATTGGTCGTCGCGCAGGGCCAGGAGAACAGCGGGCGCACCGACCTGACTTTCATTGAGCGTGCGCGCTTCGCTGCGAAACTCGAAGATCGGAAGTTTTCGCGCGAGATCATTATGGCATCGCTTAACGTCGACAAAGCCGCTCTCTCGCGGCTCATCTCGATCGCGACCCGAGTGCCAGCTGCCGTTATCGAAGCGATTGGACCGGCACCGGCCTTCGGCCGGGTGCGCTGGCAGGACCTAACGGATCTGCTGGAGCACGAAGACAATCGCACTCGTGCGATCGACATGGTCAAGGCCCCAAGCTTTTGCGCCCTGGAAACGGATAAACGCTTTGAGACACTGGCGGCCGGGCTGCGCGAGAAGACGTCGCGCGCTCGCGCTGAAACGTGGGCGGCCAAGGATGGAACGCCTGCTGCCAAGGTCTCGCGTGCCGGCAAGAAGCTTACGCTGATATTTGACGATCGCGTCGCTCCTAAGTTCGGCGACTTTGTCAGAAAGCGGCTTCAGACGCTCTACGACGAATTCAAAGCGGGCGATCCGCCAGCATAACCCAGCTTGCCTGGTCGGAATGAGCCGACCGGATCAAGACACCGCAACCAAGTCGGAGAACTATAGGCAAAAGAAAAGGCCCCCGAAACGTCACCGTCCCGGAAGCCCCTCTGTTGTGTTTGGCGACTGACAGAGAATCACTTTCGCAAATCGCAGTCAAGTGTCTCGTGAGAGACGGCGTCGTTTTGACGAGCAGATTTTCTTTGCCCTAACTGAGGCAAAGACATGCAGTCACACTCTCCAACGACGCCCTTTGGGCGGCGATCGCTGACGCTTGCCCATGTGGCAAGCCAGATGGTGGCAACGACGCGACCTCCTGAGAAGGTCGTGCACAAATGGAAGATCTTCCACGCCATCTGCACGGCGCGGCCGCGTCTTGGCGTCTCCGAGCGTTCGCTTTCAGTCCTGAACGCGCTCCTGACGTTTCACCCGGAGACCGCGCTCACTGGTGAAGACGATCTGATCGTCTTTCCGTCGAACCACCAGTTATCGCTGCGGGCGCATGGGATGCCGGCTTCGACGCTGCGGCGTCACCTTGCGGTTCTCGTCGATGCCGGGCTTGTCGTCCGGCGCGATAGTCCGAACGGCAAGCGCTATGCTCGTAAGGGTACCGCCGGCGAGATCGAGCTCGCCTTCGGCTTCGACATATCGCCACTGGTTGTGCGATCCGAAGAGTTCGAGAGCCTGGCGGCCGACATCGAGGCGGAAGCGCGGACGCTCAAACTTGTCCGCGAGCGGATCACCCTTTGCCGGCGTGACATTGCCAAGATGATCGCCACCGGCATCGAGGAAGGTGTCCCGACGCGCAGGGGAGGGCAGGGGCCGGCCGACTGGCAGGAAGTTCACGTCGCTTTCCGCTCGATCGTCGACCAGATTCCACGCACAGCGACCAGGCAAGAACTTGAGCCGGTCGCTGACGAGCTGTCACAGCTTGCGGATGACGTGCTCAATCTTCTGGAAACACATATCAAATCTACGAATCCAAGCGCCAATGAGTCCCATACTGAGCGCCACATACAGAATTCAAATACAGACTCCCTTATTGATTTTGAACCTAGCCTTCACGAAGGCAGGGCGGCGAGGACTGAGCCAAAACCTCAAGCTCCGAGAGTGGCGGAAGGGAGCTATCCGTTGGGAATGGTGCTGAACGCTTGCCCCGACATCATCGACTACGCCAAGGGCGGGATTTCGAGCTTGCGGGATTTGCTCGCCACCGCCGCGGTGGTTCGATCGATGCTGGGGATCAGTCCGAGCGCCTGGGAGGACGCGCAAACGATCTTAGGCGAAACGCCGGCCGCGATTGTCGTCGCGTGCATCCTGCAGCGCGGCGCCGCGATCAGATCCGCCGGCGGCTACCTGCGCGGGTTGACGCGGAAAGCGGAGGCCGGAGAATTCTCGCTCGGCCCGATTTTGATGTCGCAGATCAATTCGCGTCTCAACGAAAAGCGCCGGGCGTGACGCGATGACGGCCTCACCTCCAGATCCTCGCTTTGCCCTGCGTTCTCGAGCTTGGACTATGGGCGCACCTGACTGCGAACGGGTGATCGAGCGACCCGAGGGCCGCGGAAAACTGAAACTGCGCGGCCGTTCCACACTGCGTGGTCTCGCCGCCTACGAAAAAACGCTGACTGGGAATCGCCAAGCCAATCGTACCCGTCAGTGCACGTCCGAGCTTCCGAAATGTCCGCCTGCGGGAGGTGCGCAAAAACCCGCGATAACAGGGCATTGCCGTGCTTGTTTCTCGCGTCGACCAAAGAGCTGGGTCGGGCAGCGATCGCAGGTCTTTCCGTCTGGGCTGTCGCTTCCGGTTGCATGGCTGGATACCTATGGCCGTCGACGGCACGTCGGCCCCTGGATGCCAAGAATTTTCCCCTGCCGGACACCCCGCAAGCGGGGACCCCGACCGGCATTCCTCGCGCATGCGCCTCCGGCGCCAAAATTCGTGGCTCCGGCCGGGGCGCAGCGCTGCGCTTGCCCTCTGCCCGCCTCTGGCGGGCTCCGGCTCTGTTTCGTCTTCCCGGCCATTACGGAAAAGCCATCGCAACGGGGCACAGCCCCACAAGATGGAGAAAGACAATGCGCAATATCGCCGAATTCACCCTCATCGGTCGGGTCGGAACCATCAAGCAGGTAGGCAAGACCGTTCGCGTCAGCATCTGCGCCAACTACCCCTTCAAGGACGACAAAGGTCAGTGGAAGGACGACGCGCACTGGAACGAGGTCACGATCTTCACGAAGGCGATCCAGTCCTACGTCAACGAGCATCTCAGCAAGGGCGACCTGGTCCATGTGCGCGGACGGCTTCGGCAGAACAGCTTCGAACGCGATGGCCAGCGGGTCTACACCGTCGATCTTATCGCTCTGGAGCTCGGCCGGTTGGCGCAGGCCAGCCAACGCGCCGCGGCATAGCGAACAGCGGGGAGGCTTCGGCCTCCCCACCTTGCTCCTCGTCGAACGGCTGACGAGGTAGTTCCGCCGCGAGCGAGTCTTCGGACCGCTACGAAGGAAGTTTTCGCGATCGGGTCTGCCGCGCGAGCCCGCGGTCGGCCCGATTTTTCTTGCCGATCGCCGAGACCAGCTCGTCGTAGTTGACGCCGCTTTTCTTGAGCGCGCGGCGGGCATCTCCAACCTCAAAGCCGAGAAGCTCGAGTACGCTCATATTCAGGCTCGAAGCGATCCGCTCCATCGTCCTCAGCGTCGGATTCCCGATGCCGCGCAGGATCGTGTAGTAGGTGCCGCGCGCCAGCCCCGTCTTCGGCAGGAAGGCTTCCATGCCGCCGTTCTCGATCTCGAGCTGTTGCAGCCGGATCGCCAACATCTCGTTCAGGATCGAATGATCGACGGGCAGCGGTTTACGAACAGGCGGCATCGTTGACTAGCTTTCGGATCCATAGCGAGAACTATGGGGACCCTACAGCAAGCCCGAGGTCCAGTATATTGGACGTTAGAAACTTTAGCAGGCAAGTGCTTGAAACGACTCACCTTGCCGGTCGGTCTTCCCTGACCTCCGGGCGACGGTCGCCCGCCGTGTTTGCCGATCGACGAAGCAATCTCAGCGGGTCGATGCCGGCACGCTCAGCAATGAGTTCGATGTAGTCCAGGCTGGGATTGGCGGCCGTCGTCATCAGGTGGAAATAACTCGATCGCGGTATGCCCAAGTGTTCGGCAAACTTCCGTCGGCTCAAACCTGATTCCAACCGAAGGCCTTCCAACCCGGCCTGGAACGCCTGTCGCAGCGTGCTGCCTTGCGCTGTGTGAGCTGCCTTTCGGCGGCATTTCTTTTCGCCCATCGCTCATTCCTCGCACTTCCCGACGTTGATCGATGCGTCCGCCCGACGGACGAGCCTACACGTTGGACTGCTGGTTAACATTCAATATAATAGACGGATTCCAGGCAACCCTGAGAGGTGTGTTCGGACAAAGAAAAACCCGGCAGAGCCGGGTCTCTCGAGAGGATGAACGAGCTGGCGACGCCAATAATGCCCCAATCGTATGAACGCATTTTAGCCCGCACCATCCGACTTCAAGGAGATCCGCGTTTTCACGCCACGGTCTTTGTTTGCCCGCGCGCGGACCGTCCCGGCGCGCCCGATCTGCCGCGTATCACCCACGACATCACCTTCGATCGCGTGACGTTTCAATATGAGGGCGGTGAGACACCTGTCCTCAACAACCTCAGTCTGAAGTTCGATGTCGGAAAGCGCATCGCGATCGTCGGACCTAGCGGCTCCGGCAAGAGCACGCTGCTCAATCTTATCCTGCGCCTCCGCTTCCGTGGCGGTGGCCACAAGAAGTCGTATCGTATTGTCGACTTCAAAGCACCAACGAGAGGACGCGAATGGAGATGCTTGGTCAAATCCCGTAACGCCGTTTGGACGACGACCGCTATCGCTCAGCACCGTAAAGGTGCAGCGCGACGTCAGGGAATGTCCCCAGGGCAAGCCGGTCACAAATGGCACGTATTCCGAAACATATGCGAGGCGCGGACATCGCTGCCGGTTTCTGACCGCGCGCTCGCGGTCCTCAATGCGCTGCTCTCATTTCATCCTGACACGGTGTTGACTGCCGGCGCCGCCGATCTCGTCGTATTCCCGTCAAATCGGCTTCTCAGCCTGCGCGCCCACGGAATGGCCGCTTCGACCTTGCGCCGCCACCTTGCTGGGCTGGTCGATAGCGGGCTCGTTCTTAGGCGCGATAGCCCGAACGGCAAGCGCTATGCGCGCAAGGCGACTTCGGGCGATATTGAACAGGCCTTTGGCTTCGATCTCGGACCGATCGTAGCCCGCGCCGACGAATTCGCCGCTCTGGCCGAGGCCGCGATCGCCAGACGCCAAGCCCTTACCGTTCTTCGCGAGCGGATCACCTTGGCGCGGCGTGACATCGCCAAGATGATTGCAACTGGCGTGGAGCAACGCGGCGCCGCCGATTGGGGATCCCTTCATCGAACCTTCCGCGACATCATGGCCCGGCTTCCTCGCGCCCCGACGTGCGAAGTCCTTGAACCCATCGTCGTCGAACTGGCGATCCTGGCGGAAACGATCGTCGGCGTCCTCGAGCGACACCTTGATCCGATCGAGTCCGGCCCTCC
This sequence is a window from Nitrobacter hamburgensis X14. Protein-coding genes within it:
- the repA gene encoding plasmid partitioning protein RepA, whose translation is MPTSAKPLDENVRDLRSLINADAAELSARLRAQQLRDFPPAAEKTIRRFSSAEAARFIGIAEGYLRQLVSEGKGPSAPANSRRSYSIEDIDALRRDLDSAGKGARRYVPHRRDTEALQVISVMNFKGGSGKTTTAAHLAQYLAFRGYRVLAIDLDPQASLSTLFGHQPELDVGDNETIFGAIRYDSERRPMPEIVRATYIPNLHIVPGQLELMEFEHETPKALMTRQSNDSMFFARIGEALAQVSDVYDVVVIDCPPQLGFLTLSALCAATAVLITVHPQMLDVMSMSQFLNMTGSLLDVVAEAGGATQYDWMRYLVTRYEPSDGPQTTMVGLMRSIFGSRVLTHPMVKSTAIADAGLTKQTLYEVERQQFTRGTYDRAIEALDLVNGEIESLIKQVWKRN
- a CDS encoding helix-turn-helix domain-containing protein — encoded protein: MGEKKCRRKAAHTAQGSTLRQAFQAGLEGLRLESGLSRRKFAEHLGIPRSSYFHLMTTAANPSLDYIELIAERAGIDPLRLLRRSANTAGDRRPEVREDRPAR
- the repB gene encoding plasmid partitioning protein RepB, producing MARKINFDLPTTAEQTPHEAPPVSPANRVRPLLGLDRPIKQSSALGAISQSLGGISEKVKRAEEIEQKLIEGQVIVELDPALIDNSFIPDRMEAPEEQNAAFRELIREHGQNVPILVRPKPSDTERYEVAFGHRRLRAARDLGIKVRAVVRTLTDEQLVVAQGQENSGRTDLTFIERARFAAKLEDRKFSREIIMASLNVDKAALSRLISIATRVPAAVIEAIGPAPAFGRVRWQDLTDLLEHEDNRTRAIDMVKAPSFCALETDKRFETLAAGLREKTSRARAETWAAKDGTPAAKVSRAGKKLTLIFDDRVAPKFGDFVRKRLQTLYDEFKAGDPPA
- a CDS encoding type II toxin-antitoxin system Phd/YefM family antitoxin yields the protein MTDNGRSEPSSNIWTLADAEVRFSEIIDRAQTRPQVITRRGHPCAVLVSAEEWARRTARKGTLADFLLASPLRQDPMDIERVRDRPRDIEL
- a CDS encoding tyrosine-type recombinase/integrase; translated protein: MAAAPEFEPQNQPSSPPEDRAARAPARRATPQLSGFDGSGGTPLPSPELERLAGSARGYAKAKDSAHTTRAYASDWRQFERWCRRQGFEARHPDPRVVGLFIAASAAGTGIAKAAVSTIERRLAAVTTTYRSAGTPLPRQDRHIVDVMAGIRRSHGRPPCQKEALFAEDILAMIAMLEQNLRGWRDRAILLIGFAGGLRRSEITGLDCGPKQSDDSRGWIEILDGGVVLTIDGKTGWRTVEIARGSSDRSCPVQALETWLKLGRIVDGPVFRPVTLANGGMQSGRLSDRHVARLVQKLALAAGVRGDLPEGERALAFAGHSLRAGLASSAAVDEAHIQRQLGHASAEMTRRYQRRRDRFRVNLTKAAGL
- a CDS encoding type II toxin-antitoxin system Phd/YefM family antitoxin, which produces MSSTVTAAEVSKNFGAYQDAAVREPVVITKNGRPRTVLMAYEDFVRLSKRDRRVQRTIDLSEAEIAAVEAAEMTPDPGHLSSAPDAKHAAD
- a CDS encoding transcriptional regulator; this encodes MPPVRKPLPVDHSILNEMLAIRLQQLEIENGGMEAFLPKTGLARGTYYTILRGIGNPTLRTMERIASSLNMSVLELLGFEVGDARRALKKSGVNYDELVSAIGKKNRADRGLARQTRSRKLPS
- the repC gene encoding plasmid replication protein RepC — translated: MQSHSPTTPFGRRSLTLAHVASQMVATTRPPEKVVHKWKIFHAICTARPRLGVSERSLSVLNALLTFHPETALTGEDDLIVFPSNHQLSLRAHGMPASTLRRHLAVLVDAGLVVRRDSPNGKRYARKGTAGEIELAFGFDISPLVVRSEEFESLAADIEAEARTLKLVRERITLCRRDIAKMIATGIEEGVPTRRGGQGPADWQEVHVAFRSIVDQIPRTATRQELEPVADELSQLADDVLNLLETHIKSTNPSANESHTERHIQNSNTDSLIDFEPSLHEGRAARTEPKPQAPRVAEGSYPLGMVLNACPDIIDYAKGGISSLRDLLATAAVVRSMLGISPSAWEDAQTILGETPAAIVVACILQRGAAIRSAGGYLRGLTRKAEAGEFSLGPILMSQINSRLNEKRRA
- a CDS encoding single-stranded DNA-binding protein, whose product is MRNIAEFTLIGRVGTIKQVGKTVRVSICANYPFKDDKGQWKDDAHWNEVTIFTKAIQSYVNEHLSKGDLVHVRGRLRQNSFERDGQRVYTVDLIALELGRLAQASQRAAA